GGAGTCGGGTACCACTACACCGGCTTCGCCTTGAATAGGTTCTACTATAAAGCCTGCAATAAATGGGTCTCCCATTATCGCAGTTTCCAATGCTTTGATATCATTATAAGGTACCACATCAAAACCCGGCATGTAAGGGCCAAAACCCTTTTTACTCATAGGGTCGGTAGATGCCGATATCACAGCCAGTGTTCTTCCATGAAAGTTTTCGCCGGCAAAAATGATTTTCGCCTTTCCTTCTGGAATTCCTTTTACCTCATAAGCCCATTTTCTACATAGTTTCAATGCTGTTTCTACGGCTTCTACACCAGAGTTCATCATCAATGTTTTTTCGTAGCCAAAGAGATTACTCATGTATTGTTCAAATTCCCCAAGCCTTGAATTATAAAAGGCCCTAGAGGTAAGTGTTAATTTTTGAGCTTGCTCTGTCAAAGCGTTAATTATTCTTGGGTGACAGTGGCCTTGATTTACTGCAGAGTAAGCAGAAAGAAAATCGTAATATCTTTTACCTTCCACATCCCATACAAAAACTCCATCGCCCTTATCCAACACTACTGGTAAAGGGTGGTAGTTGTGAGCTCCGTATTTATCTTCTAAGGCTATTAGGCTTTCTGAATTTTTCATTTCTGCTTTCTTTATTATTTCTACAAAGATAATTATTTGACTTGTTAAATGTGGGGGTAGAGTCATATTGATTATTTTTGTTAAAATAAAGGTTGAATTAACCTTTCTGAAGCTATGGACAACACAGATAAAGAAATACTCAAACTACTAAGCCAAGATGGTAGAAAGCCTTATTCAGAAATTGCCAAATTTTTAGGTATCTCGAACACCATGGTGCATCAGCGAGTGAGTAAGATGAAGCAAAAAGGTTATTTGAAAGGTGTGGAGGTAGTTTTGGATGAAAGAAAAATGGGCTACGAGTGGAGTGCCTTTACAGGTATAGAGCTTAAAGAAGATTCAGACTCGAAAGCTATTATAGCCGCTTTAGAAAAAATTCCGGAAGTGATAGAATGCTATTATATAACAGGAAAATATACTCTTTATATAAGAATAGTGGCAAGAGATAGTGAACACATGCGAAGTGTACTTTATGAGAAAATTGACCACATTCCCGGAGTGCTAAAAACAGAGTCTTTGATTGATTTCGGAACGGCCTTTAAGAGGGGAGTCCCTATAGTCTAAGCCTTTAATAAATATGCTTAAAAAGCAAATGTTAAATCTATGTATAAAGCCTGCAATAAGATAGATTTCTCGATATTGAATTTTGTAATTTGCAGGCTGAATTTAGACTTATGAGAGAAACAATATATTTTGACAATGCTGCCACTACCTCTTTAGACCCAGAGGTGTTAGAGGTAATGTTGCCTTATTTTAAAGAGGTTTATGGTAATGGTTCTTCTATTCACGGTATGGGTAGGAAAGCTAAATCTGCGGTAGAAAATGCCCGAAAAAAAGTGGCAGAAGTCTTAGGGACTTCACCTTCAGAACTTTTCTTTACTTCTGGTGGTACGGAGGCAAATAATACCGTGCTTAGAAGTGCGGTAGAAAGCCTTGGGATAAAAACAATTATATCTTCCAGTGTAGAGCATCATGCTGTCTTGCACCCTTTAGAATACATGGTGAGTAAAGGTCTTGTCAATTTGAAATTGGTAAGGCTTGATGAAAATGGCTCTGTAGACTATGATGATCTAGAAGCGATTCTAAAAGAGAATCCTAATTCATTGGTAAGCTTAATGCATGGCAATAATGAAATTGGGAATATTCTTGATTTAAAACGAGTTTCAAGGCTATGCCGAGAAAATAAAGCTCTGTTCCATTCGGATATGGTTCAAACGGTAGGTAAGCTTCCTGTCAATCTTCAAAAAATAGATATAGATTTTATTTCTGGTTCGGCACATAAATTTCATGGTCCTAAGGGTGTTGGCTTTTTATATATAAATGCAAATAATAGGATTAATCCTTTTCTGCATGGTGGTGCTCAGGAACGTAATATGCGTGGAGGTACAGAAAACGTGGCAGGTGTAGCTGGTTTGGCTCATGCTTTAGAGTTGGCTGTAGCAGCTAGAGATAAAAGGAAAGCTTATATTTTAGGATTAAAAACGCACCTTAAAAAAGAACTCGAAGCCTCTTTTGAAGGAATGAAGTTCAATGGCATGTCGGGCGATTTAGATAAAAGCCTTTACTATATATTAAATGCTAGTTTCCCTGCTCATGCAGATAATGAGATGCTTCTATTTAGTCTCGATATTGAAGGAATTTGTGTTTCTGGTGGCTCGGCTTGCAGTAGTGGTACAGACATTGGTTCTCATGTATTAGAGGTATTGAATATACAAGATGATAGGGCAAATGTTCGTTTCTCATTTAGTGAACAAAATACTATGGAAGAAGTTGACAAAACCATAACAGTATTGAAAAGGATTTTGACGAAATAGTGGTTTTATTGCTTTTGATTCTTTCAAAAAACAACCTATGAAACAGTTATTAGATTATATAAAGACGGTTTTTATGCTCGATGATGCCAAGGCTACAGAAACTATTACGCCAGTATTTGTTAGCAAAGAAGATAAGCAGCTAGAGAGCATAGCTAATTCACCTTTGCTTAGTAGAGATTTAAGCTGGATGACTTTTAATAATAGAGTGTTAGACCAAGCTAAAAAAGCAGACTTGTCTATTTTTGATAAGCTGAAATTTATGGCTATTACGGAGTCAAACCTTGATGAGTTTTTTACTGTAAGAGTAGGTAGCTTATATAACTACCTAGACTACGGAAAACAGCGAATTGATTATTCAGGCTTACGCGAAACGCCGTTTAGAGCAAAGCTTTTGGCTTTAACCAGTGAGTTTTATCAAGAAAGGAATAGGCTTTTTAGAGAAGAATTAGAGCCTGAGTTTCTCAGCAATGGCTTCAAAATTATCGGTTTTGAAGAGTTGAACCCTGCGGAAAAAAAGAAGGCGGTAGATTTTTTTGAGAATAATATTTTCCCAATGCTTACGCCTATGGTTTATGACCAGACGCACGCATTCCCAATTCTTTTAGCTAAAAATCTAATTTTAGGAGTGGTAACTAATGCCAAAAAGAGGTTTTATAGCAGTTTGGACGATGAGCCAAGAAAACTGTCTTTTGTTCAAATTCCGAAAAACTTACCTAAGTTTTACACTTTTGAAGAGAATGATATAATCAAGTTTTTGCCAATTGAAAGAATCATAATAAACCAAATTCAGAAACTTTATAGAAATGTAAAAATTGAGTCGGTAGACGTATTTAGAATCTTAAGAAATGGAGATTTCACTTTAGAAGAAAGCGACGATATCGAAGCTGACTTTGTGGATGAAATCAAGCAAAAAATTAAAGAAAGAAAAGTTGGTAGGTTAGTAAGTATATCGATTGAGCATGAGCCGTCAAAATGGATGATGGATGTGCTGAAAAAACGATGGGAAATAGATGAGGCTAATATCTTTATCAATACCGAACTTATGGACTATACCCGCCTTTGGGAGCTTATAGGCCATCCTGAGTTTAAAGAAGAACTGCCGCAACCAAAACCAGCAGTACCTGCCTTTAATTTTGGTAGAGATAAGATGCATAGCATTTTTGACACGCTAAAAGACCAGGATGTATTACTTCATCACCCGTATAATAATTTTGAGCCAGTACTTCAGCTGGTAGAAAGAGCCGCTAAAGATCCTAAGGTTTTGGCCATTAAGTTGACCATCTACAGGCTTGCCAAAAACTCTAGAATTACAGCGGCTTTATTGAAAGCTGCTGAAAACGGAAAACACGTTTCAGCTTTGTTTGAAATAAAGGCTCGTTTTGACGAAGAAAATAACATCAAGGAAGCAGCCAAGCTTCAAAAAGCAGGTTGTTTTGTGATTTATGGTATTGGAGGTTTAAAAACCCACACCAAGCTCATGTTGATAGTGAGGAAAGAAGGCGACAAGGTGGTGCAATATGCTCACATGGCATCTGGAAACTATAATGAGGATACCGCCAAGCTTTATACAGATATTGGTATAATGACATCAAAACCAGATTATACCAAAGATATTTCTGAGTTTTTTAATGTTATTACTGGACATTCTATCCCTACTAATTATCGTAATCTAATTACCTCACCAAGAGATATGCGAAACACGATAATTGATATGATTAGAAATGAAGCGTCAAATGCGAAGAAAGGTTTACCAGCAGGTATTTGTATCAAAATAAACTCTCTGGAAGATAAAGAAACCATTGAAGAGTTTTATGCAGCTTCGCAGGCAGGAGTTAAAATTGAGCTAATTGTTAGAGGGATTTGTTGTCTTAAACCTGGCAGAAAAGGTTTAAGTGAAAATATCAATGTCAAATCTATTGTAGGGCATTATTTGGAACACTCCCGTATTTTTTACTTCCATAATAATGGGCAGCCTAAGGTTTTTGGTAGTAGTGCGGATGCCATGGTAAGAAGTTTCGACAGACGTATAGAGTCTATGTTTGAAATAGTGGATGAAGGAATAAAGAAAAAGCTTATTCTGATGCTAAAAAACAACTTGAAAGACAATGTGAATTCTTATGATTTGCTTGAATCTGGGGAGTATATAAAGAGAGATTCTTCGGTAGAACCTTTCAATATTCATGAAGAGTTTTACCACCTAAAAGACGAAGATATAGAGACGGCAAGTTTGGAATACTTGTTTCAGAATAAACCTGAGGTGGAACTAGATAGAGAAGCCTAAAGAAAAACCGCCATAAAAATTTTGACCACCAGTAGGGGAGGCCTCGTAAAAAACTAGGCCGCTTCTTCTTATTCTAGGAGTGACGCTGATTTTTAATTGGAAAACTTTTGGCTTTGGTGGTATGTCAATAACCAGATGGGTCCTGAAAGCGGCAACTAGGTTAAAGTAATTTCGATTAGTGGAGGTAGGATAAATGATTCTGGCGTAACCACCCCCTAGTTCAAGGAAATATTCAAGGTCAAATAATGGGGGTTTAGTCTTGCACTTATTCATAACCCTAGAAGTTAGTCCCTTCTTAAGATTATTTATCAATAAATTATAAGAAGCACCAGCTGGAATAGAAAATCCGGCACCTTGGCCAAAACCTGCAGGCAGATAACCAAAACCTATCCTGGCAGTAGCGAAACTTTTGTGGTATCTAAGAGGAGCCATTTCATAATTCACAGACATGATAGGGCTCAAACCAAATCCTTCTAATACAATAGCAGATTTGTACCGAGATCTATACATCAACTGCGAGTAGGCAGTTTGTGCTAGCAAGCTGGCTAGCATCACCATTAAAAGTCTCCTAGAATTTAATTTCAAGGTTGGATAAGCATTTTTGAGCACGTAAAAACGAACGAAAGTAAAACTATATGGTCTAAAATCCCTTATTTTGAGACAATTTTCAAACCAAACTCCTTTGAATGGAACGTTTTACTGGCCTTTTAGGTATAGTTGTCTTGCTCGGAATTGCATTTTTGATGAGCAATAATAAGAAAAAAATCAATATTAAGCTGGTTCTGTGGGGTTTAGGCTTGCAGTTGAGTTTCGCTCTTTTAATACTTAAAACACCTATTGGTTTACCTTTCTTTAAATTCTTCGATGTACTAATAGGTAAGCTTTTATCCTATTCTGATGCTGGTGGTGATTTTCTTTTCAAATCTTTTGTAAGTGGGATTGTTGATTCACCAAACGTCAATTTTGCTATTCGAGTACTACCTACCGTTATCTTTTTCTCAGCATTGGTTTCATTATTTTACCATTTAGGGATAATGCAGCGTGTAGTAAAAGCTATTGCTTGGGTAGTGCAAAAAACTATGGGAACTAGTGGTTCAGAAACGCTTAGTGTGGCAGGCAGTATTTTCGTTGGTCAAACAGAGGCACCTCTTTTAGTGAAACCTTTTATAAAAGGAATGACAAAATCGGAGCTTATGACCATCATGGTAGCGGGTTTTGCTACTATAGCAGGTGGGGTTATGGCTATTTATGTGAAGATGTTGGAAGACATTCCGGGTATTGCAGGTCATTTAATGGCAGCATCCATTATGAATGCACCAGCGGCAGTGATTGTAGCTAAAATAATGTTCCCGGAAACGGAAGAGTCAGAGACTAAGAATTCTTTAGATATTAATGTGGAAACCAGTTCAGGAAACGTAGTAGAGGCTGTGGGTGATGGAGCAGTAGATGGTTTAAAGCTAGCTGCCAATATTGGAGCTATGCTTATTGCGATAGTGGCTATTGTAGCCATGTTAGACGGTATGCTAGGTTACGTAAATACTTCTTTGGCAGAAATTCTTGGCGTGGCATTTAAGCCTTTAGCGTGGACTATGGGTGTGCCTTGGTCTGAAGCTACTGCTGTTGGTGGGCTTTTGGGGGAGAAAATTGTTTTGACAGAGCTTATTGCCTACGCTGATTTGAGAACAATCATGGCTGATGGCCAACTTTCTCAGCGTTCTTCTATTATTGCTAGTTATGCACTTTGTGGCTTTGCCAATTTTGCTTCTATTGGAATTCAGTTAGGTGGTATTGGAGGTATTGCACCAGAGAGAAAGAAGGATATTGCTAAACTGGCTACCAAGGCTATGATAGGTGGTGCTATCGCATCAAACTTGACAGCTTGTATTGCAGGGATATTAATTTAAAAAAGAGAAAGAGAAAAATAATATTTACACCTTTCCAACCATTCTTTACCCTTCGGGGTCTTAGTTATTGAAAAGGGTTTTAGGGTTAAAAAGGTTGAGGGAACGCTTCACAGCAATTCCGTTCAACCTTTTTTGTTTTTAAGGCAGGTCAACTCTTCTTGTTGAATGACTGCCAACCCACTTTATTCTGTGCCATAGGCAACCTTTTTAGCCCCTCGTTCATTTAATTAATATCAAACTAGATATTACATTTAGACAACTCAAATTATGAAAAAGACTTTTTTTACCATACTCTTAGGTACCATTTTATTGATGAATAGCTGTACAGTAAATAGCCCCTCACCTCAGGGTGTCGATGTCACTTTAGATGCGGAATTTTCAAAAAGAACGACAAGCTTTGCGTTCGACTTTCTTAAAGAATTAGAGAAGGAAGAAGTGGACGAAACTTTCTTTGTGTCTCCTTTAAGCCTTCATATGGCATTAGGGATGCTTCTAAATGGAGCAGATACACAGTCAAAAGAAGAATTAATTAAAACGTTGAATCTGGAAGGTTTAGATATGGACCTTATCAATTCTAGTTACTTAGAGTTAGTTGATAAGCTTCCTAATGTAGACCCATTGGTAACAAATGAATTAGCTAATTCTCTTTGGCAGCGAAACGGTTTTGATGTCGAAGACGATTTTAAAGCTGTTTTAAAAGAGTATTTCAAAGCAGAACTTTACGAGGAAAACTTTGACCAAGGTACACTTACTAAAATAAATCAGTGGGCAAGTGATAATACCAATGCTAAGATTACAAAGGTATTAGAAGAGATATCAGCAGACCAGGTGCTTTTTTTAATGAATGCACTTTATTTTAAAGGAGATTGGGCAAATCAGTTTGATAAGGATAAAACCTTTGAAGACAGTTTTAATGGCAAGAGTGGTTTGGTAAAAGTAGACATGATGGCAAATCTTGACACTTTTGCTTATGCAGATATGGGAAGCTTTAAGGCTGTTGATTTACCTTATGGAAATCAGAAATATGGCATGCGAGTATTACTTCCTAAAGAAAACGATGTCTCGGCTTTGTTGAATAGCTTGGATGAAGATGTTTGGAAAGGAATTGATGAGAAGATGTATGTGCAAAAGTTAGATTTGAAGCTACCAAAGTTCAAAATGGAATACGAGATTAAGCTGAATGATATTTTGAAGAACATGGGCATGCCTTCATTGTTTTCTAATGCTGCAGATTTGTCAAAAATTACCGCACCAGCAGGTAAGATTAGAGTTGGTTTTGTGAAGCAAAATTCTTTTGTAGCTGTGGATGAAGAAGGTACAGAAGCTGCTGCCGTGACTACCATAGGGATAGAGCTTACATCTGTGCCGTCATACCCGTCTTTTTATGTCAATAAGCCTTTTCTGTTTTTCATTTATGAGAAAGGTTCTGGAACAATTCAATTTGCTGGTAAAATATTAGACATAGAGAAATGAGAAGCTTAATTATAATTTTAGTTTTTGCCATGTTTGGCAACGCTTGTACTACTGAAAATGATTGTTGCGTAGCACCACCAGATTTGTCCGAAGTTCATGGGGAATGGAAGCTGGTGAAAGTAGTCAATGGTTTTGCTCAATTAGAGTTGGAAGGTGACGAAATTGGATATGAAGAGGTGGTAGTTATTAATGCCGAAACACAAACATTTACGCGTAAAAGAGTAGGTTCACCTGATGAAGTCTCTCGGCTAGAAAAAAGAAAAGAGGGTGGGCAAGACGCCTTAGTACTTTTAGATGAGAATATGTACCACTGGTATCATTTTGAAGAATTAGAAGGTGTTTATCATCTCGTACTTTATCAGAAAAGCTATGTTGATAGCTATTTAGCAGACGGCTCTTCATATTATTATTTACATCAATAATATAAAGTTTTAATGTGAAGTATTTATTCTCAACTTTTCTCTATAGCTTTGCGTGGCAAATAAGAGATATTTAATTATTTGCTGATGATAAACTCCTCCAAGCTTCTTTTCGAAGCACTTACCTACGACGATGTACTACTAGTTCCAGCTTATTCTGAGGTTCTTCCAAGGGATACCAGCACGGTAACTAAACTTTCAAGAAACATTTCTCTCAACATTCCTTTGCTTTCTGCAGCCATGGATACGGTTACAGAATTTGAGATGGCAGTGGCCGTAGCTCAAGAAGGGGGAATGGGAATTATTCACAAAAACATGAGCATAGCTGCCCAAGCTGAGCAAGTAAGAAAAGTGAAACGTTCTGAAAGTGGGATGATTATTGACCCAATTACTGTAAAGAAAGGAGCTCTTTTAGGAGATGCTCTTAAACTAATGCAGGATTTTAAAGTGGGTGGAATTCCTGTCATTACAGAAGACAATACCCTTTACGGGATTGTGACTAATAGAGATTTAAGATTCCAGACGGATATGTATAAGCCGATAGAATCTGTGATGACTAAGGATAACCTTATCACAGCGTCTTTAGGTGCTTCTTTAGAAGAGGCAGAGCAAATTTTGATGGAGTATAAGATTGAGAAACTTCCGATTGTAGACAAAGACTACAAATTGGTAGGACTTATTACTTATAAAGATATTCTAAAGAAAAAAGACAGACCTAACGCTGCCAAAGATAGTTTTGGAAGGTTATTAGTTGGTGCTGCCGTTGGTGTAACAGCGGATATTGAAGATAGAGTGGCTGCATTAGTTAAAGCTGGTGTAGACTGTGTGAGTATTGATACGGCTCACGGTCATTCAAGAGGTGTTATTGAAACACTTTCTAGAGTTAAGAAAGCTTTTCCTTCTATTGATGTTATTTGTGGAAATATAGCCACTGGTGAAGCTGCAAAAGCTTTGGTAGATGCAGGAGCTGACGCCATAAAGGTAGGTGTAGGCCCAGGAAGTATATGTACCACTAGAATTATTGCTGGAATAGGAATGCCGCAGCTAACGGCGGTTTATGAGTCTGCTAAGGCCATTGCTGGTTCTGGTGTGCCAATCATTGCTGATGGTGGAATAAGATTCTCTGGAGATGTGGTAAAAGCCATAGCCGGAGGAGCTAGTTCGGTTATGATAGGTTCGCTTTTGGCAGGAACGGATGAGGCTCCTGGTGAAATGGTAATTTTTGAAGGACGTAAGTTCAAAACATACCGTGGCATGGGCTCTGTAGAAGCTATGGAGGATGGTTCTAAGGACCGTTATTTCCAAGATGCCGAAGCCGATGTTAAGAAACTAGTACCTGAAGGAATAGTAGGTAGAGTAGCTTACAAAGGAAAAGCTGGCGAAGTGCTATACCAAATGGCTGGAGGATTAAAAGCAGGAATGGGTTATGTAGGAGCAAGTAATATAGAGGAATTGCAGGAAGCCAAATTTGTCAAAATTACTTCATCAGGAATGGCAGAGAGTCATCCACATGATGTACAAGTAACTAGAGAGGCTCCAAATTACTCGAGATAGATATAAAAATAGAATTTGATGAATCAGGGGATAGCTTTAGAGTTATCCCCTGTTTGTTTTTAAAAGAAATGATAGCAGAACAGACTAAAATATTTACGCCCCAATACTTACTTCTTTGCTTGAGTTCGTTTTTGTTCTTTGCTAGCTTTAATATGCTTATTCCAGAGCTGCCAGATTACTTAAGTAGTATGGGAGGGGAAGACTATAAAGGCTTAATTATTGGTGTGTTTACTATCACGGCTGCTCTTTCCAGACCATTTAGTGGCAAGCTAACAGATAAATGGGGTAGAATACCAGTAATGGTGGTTGGAGCGTCGGTCTGTGTCATTTGTGGCTTTATTTACCCTTGGGCTAATACCATCTTTTTCTTTTTACTACTTAGATTAATTCATGGTTTTTCTACTGGTTTTAAACCTACTGGAACTGCTGCCTTTATTGCAGATATAGTACCTGTTACTAGAAGAGGTGAAGCCATGGGTGTTTACGGTTTTGTTACCAGTACCGGAATGGCCTTTGGTCCTTATTTGGGGAGTATAGTGGCTGCAGAGTTTTCTCTCAACACACTGTTTTATACATCTTCGGTTTTTGCATTTATGTCTGTGGCCATTCTTTTTTCAATGAAAGAAACGTTACCTGAAGAGAAAAGAGAGCCTTTCTCATTTAAGTTATTTAAAATAAAACGGACTGATATATTTCATCCTGACTTATGGCCAGTGGCGATTACAGTGTTTTTGACCTCCTTTGCTTTTGGAACCATTATTACGCTTACACCAGATTTAAGCAAAATTGTAGGTGTTGATAATAAAGGTCTTTTCTTTTTGATATTCACATTGGCATCCCTGTTTACAAGAATCTTGGGTGGCAAGATTTCCGATAAAAAAGGAAGGGTCAACGTGTTAATTTTTGGAGCTGTAGTTTTGGTGATAGCCATGGGGGTGACCTCCATAACTTCGCATTATTATTACTTTATAGCAGGAGGTGTTTTGTTTGGTACATCTTGGGGTTTGATTTCTCCTTCTTATCAAGCCTGGACCATCGATTTATGTTCCGAAGAAACGCGTGGCAGGGCAGTGGCCACCATGTATATTTCGTTAGAAACCGGTATAGGTCTAGGGGCAGTATTGCCAATGTTTTTATATGATAACAAGCCAGACCAAATAGGTTATGCTTTTCAGCTTTGTATGTTTATGGCTGCTTTGGCGGTGGTGTTTTTGGTTTGGTATAAAAGAAAATACAAAGTGGCTTAAACTTTGTCTATTGACTTTCTAATAGCTTTTTGATGATGCTTGATATGGAAAATGAAGAAAAGACACATTTCTCTAATCGATAATTTTCCAAGAATGAGCTGCGGTAAACGCAATGTATTTAATTGCCATTCTGTCCAATTATCTAATAGCTGTATTAACTCAGCATGTACTTTTAGAAATTGTTCTTTTTCAAACTCAAGAGAGCTGTTTTCATGCATTCTAGGTTCAAAGCCTGTTACCGCAGGGAACTCTGACGTGCCGTATGTTTCCTCAATCCATTCAGTGTTTCTTTGAGCCTTTAAGTTTATACCAAATTTGAAAATTAAGGCAAGCTTAGGAGCTCGCAGTGCTTTCCTGAACACTTTGGCACCAAGCGTTAAGTGAGCCATGTTTTGTGCAGCAGACCATTTACCGTTTTTCTGAAGGTAAAACTCTTCTTTGCTTAAATTGTCTAAATCGGTAATAACTGAATCTACCGCTTTTTCAAGTTCCTTCTTAATTTCGATTTTGTTCATAATACTTCTCAATTTGATTAAAGGCTATAGGCCAAAGCGTGTTTAGCTTTCTTCTACGGAAAAAGTTAAAATGTCCGATACCTTTTAAATTAAAGTCTTCAGGTTTAAGCCATTTAAAATCAACGGGTGTTTTGGTTTTGACATTTCTCCATAAGTTTTCTACATTTTGAGCTGTGCATATATCATCATCTGTAGCTGTGATAACTGTTATAGGGAAATTAAAAACTTTAGGATTGCTTAGTTCAGGAATGTCTTTAGCATTGTCAGGATGATAGAAGTAGTCTGGGTATTTACACCAACGTTTCCAGGTGTTGGTGACATTCTTCGGCATATCTTCCATTACTCCAAGAAATTTAAGTTTTGAAAAACCATAAAGCAAATGAACAATAGGTGCTATTATGTCAAAGAATAGGAGTGAATTTAATTTCTTGCTCAAGGGCATTCCGCCTCTATATCCTGAGGAGGTAGCTACACAAACCATCCCATTGACCTCGTCAATATTTGGGACGAAAGGGATTAATTGGCCACCCACGCTATGAGAGATGAAAAATAGGGGTAAATCTGGATATCTATTTTTCAGAAAACTAATGCCAGCTGCCATGTCTTTTTTACCCCAATCTAGTAAATCATACTCACAGTTTTTAAGGCCTTCTTTTGGCTGAGAATCACATACACCGCGGTAGTCGTATAGTAAACAGGCGTATTTCTTTTCACCAAAGTAAGTTGCTAGAGCCCGGTAAAATTCTTTTGGTACTGCTGTGGCAGAATTAAACTGTATTAGAGCTTTAGGGTTTTCAGGAGCTAGTAAAGTTGCCGAAAGCTCTATGCCATCAGAAGTGAGTAGGCTAATATTTTGTTTTTCTATATAAACCAAACGTTTGTTATTTATAGGGTTAAATTTTTTTATTTCATTTTTGAAAGCGTACGTACAAAGGCATCTTTAAGGTATTGGTCTGTTTGATAAAGCTGACTAAACATTACAGCTCCTTCAAATTCCATGACAGACTGTTCTGCTAGTCTATTGGAAGTGCCTTCTGGGTATTTTTCCATGAAAATTATTTTGAGGGCATTTTTCCATGAATCAAAAATAGCCTTTAGCGTGTCTTTAAAAATGACGTTTTGTGCAGCTACTTCTAATGTGGTGTTTCCCACAATACAGCCTCCTTCTTGCGACAGTAGAACCTTACCGAGCTTTAAAAGCATTTTTTCCATTCTGTCTCTAGGAGCTAAATCAGTTTGTTTTGCGATGGAGAAAACAGCGTAGTCAAGATAGCTTTGCACAGTTTTTAGAACCTCTCCCATTAAGACCTCTTTGGACGCAAAATAATGGTAGAAACTACCTTTCTGTAAACCACAGGCAGTAGCCAAGTCACTCATGGAAGTGTTGTAATAACCATTTTTCCGGAACACGCTTAAGGCCGTTTGAATGATTTCTTCTTTGTTGGTTTTTGTTAAAGGCATAGTCAAAGTTAAATATTTTCTCGATAATGCCAAACGTACGTTTTGTAAAATTTGTGAAACAAAAAAAGACCAATAGGTTTAATTATTGGTCTTTCTTAAGAAGCTTAATTCTTTTATTTAATAACTGCTGACCACATTTTATCAGCTACAAATCTGTTTCCAATGTCATTTAAATGAACACGGTCTCTTGTAAGAATGCCGCGGTCTTTATTTTCAGGATTGTTTTTAAGATTATAAGCCAAGAAATCTTTTCTCAGGTCAATAAGGTCACAGTTATTGTCATCAGCCAGTTTTCTTATAATATTAGAATAATGATTGATGTCGCCATCCTGCTCGTTACTATGGTCTATCTTTTCACCAATGGCTGCAGGAGTGCATAGAAGTACCTTAATATTTTGCTTTTGAAGTTTCTGAATGACAGCTTGATAAAACTTTTCAAACTTGTCGGCGTCTGTTCCTGTTCCATGACTTGCCTTATGCCAAACATCATTTACTCCCACAAAAAGAACCACAACATCTGGGTTTTTCGAGAGTACGTCATCTT
This sequence is a window from Arcticibacterium luteifluviistationis. Protein-coding genes within it:
- a CDS encoding DinB family protein, which produces MNKIEIKKELEKAVDSVITDLDNLSKEEFYLQKNGKWSAAQNMAHLTLGAKVFRKALRAPKLALIFKFGINLKAQRNTEWIEETYGTSEFPAVTGFEPRMHENSSLEFEKEQFLKVHAELIQLLDNWTEWQLNTLRLPQLILGKLSIREMCLFFIFHIKHHQKAIRKSIDKV
- a CDS encoding MFS transporter; this translates as MIAEQTKIFTPQYLLLCLSSFLFFASFNMLIPELPDYLSSMGGEDYKGLIIGVFTITAALSRPFSGKLTDKWGRIPVMVVGASVCVICGFIYPWANTIFFFLLLRLIHGFSTGFKPTGTAAFIADIVPVTRRGEAMGVYGFVTSTGMAFGPYLGSIVAAEFSLNTLFYTSSVFAFMSVAILFSMKETLPEEKREPFSFKLFKIKRTDIFHPDLWPVAITVFLTSFAFGTIITLTPDLSKIVGVDNKGLFFLIFTLASLFTRILGGKISDKKGRVNVLIFGAVVLVIAMGVTSITSHYYYFIAGGVLFGTSWGLISPSYQAWTIDLCSEETRGRAVATMYISLETGIGLGAVLPMFLYDNKPDQIGYAFQLCMFMAALAVVFLVWYKRKYKVA
- a CDS encoding NupC/NupG family nucleoside CNT transporter, whose translation is MERFTGLLGIVVLLGIAFLMSNNKKKINIKLVLWGLGLQLSFALLILKTPIGLPFFKFFDVLIGKLLSYSDAGGDFLFKSFVSGIVDSPNVNFAIRVLPTVIFFSALVSLFYHLGIMQRVVKAIAWVVQKTMGTSGSETLSVAGSIFVGQTEAPLLVKPFIKGMTKSELMTIMVAGFATIAGGVMAIYVKMLEDIPGIAGHLMAASIMNAPAAVIVAKIMFPETEESETKNSLDINVETSSGNVVEAVGDGAVDGLKLAANIGAMLIAIVAIVAMLDGMLGYVNTSLAEILGVAFKPLAWTMGVPWSEATAVGGLLGEKIVLTELIAYADLRTIMADGQLSQRSSIIASYALCGFANFASIGIQLGGIGGIAPERKKDIAKLATKAMIGGAIASNLTACIAGILI
- the guaB gene encoding IMP dehydrogenase translates to MINSSKLLFEALTYDDVLLVPAYSEVLPRDTSTVTKLSRNISLNIPLLSAAMDTVTEFEMAVAVAQEGGMGIIHKNMSIAAQAEQVRKVKRSESGMIIDPITVKKGALLGDALKLMQDFKVGGIPVITEDNTLYGIVTNRDLRFQTDMYKPIESVMTKDNLITASLGASLEEAEQILMEYKIEKLPIVDKDYKLVGLITYKDILKKKDRPNAAKDSFGRLLVGAAVGVTADIEDRVAALVKAGVDCVSIDTAHGHSRGVIETLSRVKKAFPSIDVICGNIATGEAAKALVDAGADAIKVGVGPGSICTTRIIAGIGMPQLTAVYESAKAIAGSGVPIIADGGIRFSGDVVKAIAGGASSVMIGSLLAGTDEAPGEMVIFEGRKFKTYRGMGSVEAMEDGSKDRYFQDAEADVKKLVPEGIVGRVAYKGKAGEVLYQMAGGLKAGMGYVGASNIEELQEAKFVKITSSGMAESHPHDVQVTREAPNYSR
- a CDS encoding serpin family protein, with the translated sequence MKKTFFTILLGTILLMNSCTVNSPSPQGVDVTLDAEFSKRTTSFAFDFLKELEKEEVDETFFVSPLSLHMALGMLLNGADTQSKEELIKTLNLEGLDMDLINSSYLELVDKLPNVDPLVTNELANSLWQRNGFDVEDDFKAVLKEYFKAELYEENFDQGTLTKINQWASDNTNAKITKVLEEISADQVLFLMNALYFKGDWANQFDKDKTFEDSFNGKSGLVKVDMMANLDTFAYADMGSFKAVDLPYGNQKYGMRVLLPKENDVSALLNSLDEDVWKGIDEKMYVQKLDLKLPKFKMEYEIKLNDILKNMGMPSLFSNAADLSKITAPAGKIRVGFVKQNSFVAVDEEGTEAAAVTTIGIELTSVPSYPSFYVNKPFLFFIYEKGSGTIQFAGKILDIEK